The genomic stretch ATGACAGCAACCAACGTATCAACCGCTGGTTGTTCTATGCCAACCAGCTTCATTCCTTGCAAGGTGGAACCGAGATCAATTATGGTGTAAAGTATACTACCACACACGATAACAGCTACCAGTTCTATCGGGATGGTGAAACTGGAGCCTTGACTCCCGATAATTCTGAGAAACTGCTTCGAAAAGAATATACTCTGAATATGTACACCGGTGCTTCACATAGTTTTGGGAAGAAGTTTTCTGCCGAAGTTTCCTTGGCCGCAGAGCTTTATCATGCTGAGGGACGCCATAGCTGGATGCTGTATCCCACTGTAAACACAACTTATACTCCGGCAGATGGTCATACCTTGCAAATGTCCTTCACCAGTAATCGCAAATATCCCGCTTACTGGCAGTTGCAACCTATTATACAGTATGTGGACAGCTATACCGAGGCTCATGGAAATCCCGACCTGAAGCCAAGTTCCAATTATTCGCTCGACTTGAATTATCTGTATAAGAATAAATATATGATAGGGGTGAATTACAATTACACACCCGATTACTTTGTGCAGCTTCCTTATCAATTGCCCGACCGTCTGGCGGAGATGAATCAGTTTGTGAATTATGATTTTCAGAAAAGATGGACCATACAGACTATGGCTTCTTATAAAGTGAGTACATGGTGGAACGGGCGCATTTTTGCTTTCGGTCTGTTCTCTCATGACAAGAACAGCCATTTCCATGATATTGCATTCGACCGGCATAAATTCAGCGTCATCCTGAATACCACAAACACATTCATTTTATCGAAAAAACCGAATATCATAGGTACGTTGGCTGGCTTTTACCAATCACGTGCCATACAAGGGGTGTATAACTTAAGTCCTATTTGTAATATTTCGACTTCACTTCAGTGGACTTCTCCGGATGGAAAGACGAAGGTGATATTGAAAGGAAATGATATTCTTAATACATCGAACATGACCACCCGGCTGGCGTGGGGGCAGCAACGGAACCGGACAGAAATGAATTGGGACAATCGTAGCTTTACATTTTCATTCCTCTATAAATTCGGCGGATACAAAGAGAAGAAACGTACCGATGTCGATACCAAGCGGCTGGGGCGATGATTTTTTTAGTGGTTAGTAATCACTAACCACTAATCACTAATTTGCCATTTTTGCCTTGAAAGCCAGCGCATACATACGCATCTGTTTTACCATCGCCAACAAGCCATTGCTACGGGTGGGCGACAAATGTTCTTTCAAACCTATCTTTTCTATAAAGTATAAATCACTGCTTAATATTTCATCAGGAGTATGTCCGCTGACTACTTTAATGAGCAGGGCAATGATACCTTTTACAATCAAGGCGTCACTTTCCGCCTGGAACACCACTTTGCCGCCTTCCATATCGGCTTGCAGCCATACGCGGCTTTGGCAACCATCTATCAGGTTTTGTTCTGTTTTATATTCGGGGGCGAGTGGTTCCTGCTCGTTACCTAAGTCTATGAGCAGTTGATACTTGTCCATCCAGTCATCAAAATCACTGAACTCTTCTATCACTTCGTCCTGAAGTTCGTTTATTGTTTTCATTATTTTATCATTTATTTCTCATTATAAATCACATCCATCACCGTCTGTCCTACCGCTTTCAGCGTGTTACGGTCAATGTTCTCCATCGTATCATTTACCGTATGCCAGAAAGAGCCGAAAGAACTTTGCGGATTACCGGCATCATAATTAATGATATCCACACACGGGATGCGGGCCAGTTTGTTGACATAGATATGGTCGTCTACTGTTTCGCCCCCGTCTTCCTTTACAAAATATTTGCCGTATCCCAGCTCATGTGCCTTTTTCCAGATCTTCTTCATCTCGGAACGGGCGGTGCGGGCCGAGTAACCTTCATAATAGAACGTGGCATCTTTTCCGCCTACCATATCCAGCAAGATTCCATAGCGTGCATTATAGTTCTGAACATGTGGGGTACGTGCCCAGTATTGTGAACCAAGGCACCAAGTGTCTTGTTTGTATCTACCGTCATAAAATTCAGGAATTCCATAATCCTCCGAATCAAAAAACACGATATCTATGCCCAGAGCAGGTTGTTCTTTCTGTATCTGACGGGCGATTTCCAATAACACACCCACACCACTGGCGCCATCATTTACTCCTAAAATAGGAGTGTGGTGATTTTTCGGGTCGGGATCATTGTCGGCATACGGGCGGCTGTCCCAATGGGCGCAAAGCAGGACGCGTTTTTTACTTTCGGGCTTGTAAGCGCCGATAATGTTGCGTGATTTCAGTATAGTACCATCATAAGCTATCAAATCAGCATATTGATTGTATACCTTGGCTCCGAATTTTTCCAATTGTCCTGCCAGATATTCCCCACATTCTTTGTGCGCCTGCGTGTTAGGGACACGGGGACCGAAATCAGCTTGTACCTGAATGTACTGGTAGGCGCTGTCCGCATTGAATTCGGGAGCCTTGATCACTTCTTTGTCTACGGTTTCTGTCCGGTCGTTTCTGCTTTTACTGTTTCCACAGGCTACAGCCGTCAATACAAGCAGCAAGACCGGGATTACTAAAACGTTTTTTATCTTCATACTTATTCCTTGTTATTTAAGTACATATTGTGCATTGTCCTTATCAAGATAGAGAATCTGCGCCGCAAAGTTACGTTATTTTCTTTGTACTTCTTCCATAACGCGCAGGAAGTTTCCTCCCCAGATCAGGCGGATACTTTCTTCACTATATCTTTCCAACAGCAGCCGGCGTGTAAAGTTTATCAATTCTGATGCCGAAGCGCAGCCTGTGATACCGCCGTCACCGTCAAAATCGGTTCCTATCCCTACATGCTCTATGCCCATGACATTTACCATGTGGTTCAGATGCTCTATGGCATCCTTGATGGTAGCTTCTCCGTTCTTACGAAGGAATCCGCCATACATACATACCTGTGCCACACCCCCTTTGGCTGCCAATGCTTTCAATTGGTCATCCGTCAGATTGCGCGGATGGTCGCAAAGGGCACGGGCCGAAGAGTGAGAGGCCACGATCGGTTTTCTGCTGATTTCCAGTGCATCGTAGAAACTTTTCTCTCCGGCATGAGAAATATCTACCATCATTCCCACACGGTTCATTTCTTTTATCACCTGTTCGCCGAATGTGCTTACGCCCAGTTCTTCCTCATTATAACGGGCGGAGCCGCAGATATCATTATTTCCGTTGTGGCAAAGTGTCATGTACACCACGCCACGATGTCGGAAACGTTCTACATTCGTGATATCCTTGCCAATGGCATATCCGTTTTCAATGCCCAGCATGACAGCCTTTTTCTCTGCTTTTTTCAAACGGGACAGATCAGTGGGAGTATATGCTATATCTACGGCTGTGCAGTTTTTGGCAACCATCTCCTCTATTTCGTTCAGGATGCGGTCTGCTTTGGCAGTAGCGGCCGATAAGGCTTCATCGGTACGTTCCAATTGCTTCAGGTAAGCCACCATGATGGTTGCGTCCAGATGTCCTTCCGTCATCTTATGCAGGTCTACCAGGATTTTCTTGTCACGGGTGGCAAAATTTATTCCTTGATCGAAGAACATGGGAGTGTCGCAATGTGAATCCAGCGTTATCATGCGTCTGTGAAGTCTTTTGGCTTCTCTGAAAGAAGAAGATTCCCTTATAAACCACTCGAATAGTGGCATCATGCATGTGTTGTTTTCCAATATGAAACATTCCGGATGCCATTGCACTCCCATCATTGACTTGCATTCGGTAGACTCCATCGCTTCAATGACTCCGTCGGATGAACGGGCGGTTACCCTGAAACCCGGCGCAACCTCTTTTACCGCCTGGTGGTGAAACGAATTGACCGGCAAAACTTCTGTTTCAAACAATTTGTAAAGTAAGGAATCTTTCTCTATCCGAACCGTATGCGAGGCATACCCCCGTCCCAAATCCTGATCGTGTTTGATCCGTTTCCCTTCC from Phocaeicola dorei encodes the following:
- a CDS encoding outer membrane beta-barrel family protein codes for the protein MRTVIIFCLCLFTFTVQAQDDVNYTYMDSLFQQLPEVLVKGERPVVKAERGKLIYDLPRMVERLPVNNAYEAVKELPGIVEQDGNLTLGGRGITVVINGKVSTLDKEDLRTVLENTPVSRLEKAEIMYAAPARYRIRGAMVNVILKSNIGQKPALSGEVVAMYEQSRREDIAGRGNLLYTSRRFSADVMYSYGFKHTTFGLDKQSWHTMAGEVHELDLKTEAKGYGGRHNLRLGADYDFGKKNLLSVVYNTQYRYGQDCTKMRGTAHSDKTDDGSRQLHNVTADYQSSFGLSAGMDFLFFSSPSQTFLQKDMQSVRQTLNYDSNQRINRWLFYANQLHSLQGGTEINYGVKYTTTHDNSYQFYRDGETGALTPDNSEKLLRKEYTLNMYTGASHSFGKKFSAEVSLAAELYHAEGRHSWMLYPTVNTTYTPADGHTLQMSFTSNRKYPAYWQLQPIIQYVDSYTEAHGNPDLKPSSNYSLDLNYLYKNKYMIGVNYNYTPDYFVQLPYQLPDRLAEMNQFVNYDFQKRWTIQTMASYKVSTWWNGRIFAFGLFSHDKNSHFHDIAFDRHKFSVILNTTNTFILSKKPNIIGTLAGFYQSRAIQGVYNLSPICNISTSLQWTSPDGKTKVILKGNDILNTSNMTTRLAWGQQRNRTEMNWDNRSFTFSFLYKFGGYKEKKRTDVDTKRLGR
- a CDS encoding SufE family protein, producing MKTINELQDEVIEEFSDFDDWMDKYQLLIDLGNEQEPLAPEYKTEQNLIDGCQSRVWLQADMEGGKVVFQAESDALIVKGIIALLIKVVSGHTPDEILSSDLYFIEKIGLKEHLSPTRSNGLLAMVKQMRMYALAFKAKMAN
- a CDS encoding M20 family metallopeptidase codes for the protein MKIKNVLVIPVLLLVLTAVACGNSKSRNDRTETVDKEVIKAPEFNADSAYQYIQVQADFGPRVPNTQAHKECGEYLAGQLEKFGAKVYNQYADLIAYDGTILKSRNIIGAYKPESKKRVLLCAHWDSRPYADNDPDPKNHHTPILGVNDGASGVGVLLEIARQIQKEQPALGIDIVFFDSEDYGIPEFYDGRYKQDTWCLGSQYWARTPHVQNYNARYGILLDMVGGKDATFYYEGYSARTARSEMKKIWKKAHELGYGKYFVKEDGGETVDDHIYVNKLARIPCVDIINYDAGNPQSSFGSFWHTVNDTMENIDRNTLKAVGQTVMDVIYNEK
- a CDS encoding gamma-glutamyl-gamma-aminobutyrate hydrolase family protein, with translation MKTFQTFDISAEYDAIHRTFPCHKDAPVIGLTGNFQEGACTLLEGYFTSILKAGGIPFIIPPVDDTDSLINSLNALDGLLLTGGADINPLFLGEEPVKELHSINPRRDRQELLLAKLAADRQIPILGICRGIQVMNAAFGGSLYQDIHVQMEGKRIKHDQDLGRGYASHTVRIEKDSLLYKLFETEVLPVNSFHHQAVKEVAPGFRVTARSSDGVIEAMESTECKSMMGVQWHPECFILENNTCMMPLFEWFIRESSSFREAKRLHRRMITLDSHCDTPMFFDQGINFATRDKKILVDLHKMTEGHLDATIMVAYLKQLERTDEALSAATAKADRILNEIEEMVAKNCTAVDIAYTPTDLSRLKKAEKKAVMLGIENGYAIGKDITNVERFRHRGVVYMTLCHNGNNDICGSARYNEEELGVSTFGEQVIKEMNRVGMMVDISHAGEKSFYDALEISRKPIVASHSSARALCDHPRNLTDDQLKALAAKGGVAQVCMYGGFLRKNGEATIKDAIEHLNHMVNVMGIEHVGIGTDFDGDGGITGCASASELINFTRRLLLERYSEESIRLIWGGNFLRVMEEVQRK